One part of the Procambarus clarkii isolate CNS0578487 chromosome 41, FALCON_Pclarkii_2.0, whole genome shotgun sequence genome encodes these proteins:
- the LOC123761029 gene encoding vacuolar protein-sorting-associated protein 36 isoform X1 — protein sequence MDRWYWCNSSLTSGEVVSTTANGIRLYDGDKKTGYDDGRLTLTNHRLLWRHENQSSSLGLNLSLVVLVEEEAGGFTSSPKLLLHLAQPPHTQPAGPVAASSNSCIKLSFKQGGCSSFHQALQKNIGDREWEKTSSLPPNHGKQPVGKTIHRGILGIERAIQAKQDETNQNISRAFEDLKNLMGLAKDMVSLSRSISNRIKERSGEVSADDTTQFRSYLLSLGIDDPVTREAFGSATRYHHHLAKEIAQALENPVKEAGGVMLLSEVYCRINRARGLELLSPDDVMQACHVMNKLGLSLNLHTFESGVQVVQITGLDQEKVIEATVEVLNCHEVDGVSAGDLARDCGMPLLLARERLLQAEQCAKAVRDESNEGLRFFPNLFFSHS from the coding sequence ATGGATCGATGGTATTGGTGCAACTCGAGTCTAACATCAGGTGAAGTTGTTAGCACAACAGCAAATGGAATTAGACTGTACGATGGTGACAAGAAAACTGGCTATGATGATGGGCGCCTGACTTTAACAAATCACCGGTTACTTTGGCGGCATGAAAATCAATCTTCTTCTTTAGGGCTAAACCTTAGCCTAGTTGTATTAGTTGAGGAAGAGGCAGGTGGTTTCACATCGAGTCCAAAGTTGCTGCTTCATCTAGCTCAGCCACCACATACTCAACCAGCAGGTCCTGTAGCTGCTAGTTcaaattcttgtataaaattatCATTTAAACAAGGTGGGTGTAGCAGTTTTCATCAGGCACTTCAAAAAAATATAGGTGATCGTGAATGGGAAAAAACATCTTCTCTTCCACCTAACCATGGAAAACAGCCTGTAGGAAAAACAATCCATAGGGGCATTCTGGGTATTGAACGTGCTATCCAAGCAAAACAAGATGAAACAAACCAGAACATAAGTCGTGCCTTTGAAGATCTGAAGAATTTAATGGGACTTGCCAAGGACATGGTGTCTCTTTCAAGGAGCATCTCAAATAGAATTAAAGAGCGATCTGGGGAAGTATCAGCAGACGATACCACTCAATTTAGATCTTATCTTCTAAGTCTTGGTATTGATGACCCAGTTACACGTGAAGCTTTTGGGTCAGCAACACGGTATCACCACCATCTTGCCAAGGAAATTGCCCAAGCTTTGGAAAACCCAGTGAAAGAAGCAGGTGGTGTAATGCTTCTGTCAGAAGTTTATTGTCGTATTAATCGTGCTAGAGGACTCGAGTTGTTATCTCCAGATGATGTTATGCAAGCATGTCATGTCATGAACAAATTGGGCCTCTCGCTTAATCTTCATACATTTGAGTCTGGGGTTCAAGTAGTTCAAATTACCGGACTTGATCAAGAAAAGGTCATAGAAGCAACTGTTGAGGTTTTAAATTGCCATGAGGTTGATGGAGTATCAGCTGGAGACTTGGCAAGGGATTGTGGTATGCCCCTTCTCTTGGCTCGGGAAAGACTTTTACAAGCTGAACAATGTGCTAAAGCTGTGAGAGATGAGTCAAATGAAGGTTTACGATTTTTCCCAAATCTGTTCTTTTCACATTCATAA
- the LOC123761029 gene encoding BLOC-1-related complex subunit 7 isoform X2: protein MASASSTSAKNLFVDSKNRLAERVQVNVNNMGSICRQVNRGSQSADMLTHSARNMALQEHAMKNSEENLQRLTLLLAHLGYQHESIQRSVYALENVKEQVRDMQR, encoded by the exons ATGGCATCTGCATCAAGTACCAGTGCCAAGAATCTCTTTGTGGACTCAAAAAACCGCTTGGCTGAACGTGTGCAAGTGAACGTTAACAACATGGGCTCCATCTGCAGGCAGGTTAACCGGGGATCACAATCTGCTGATATGCTCACTCATTCTGCAAGAAATATGGCTCTGCAG GAGCATGCTATGAAGAATTCTGAAGAAAATCTTCAAAGGCTGACTCTGCTTCTAGCTCATCTTGGATATCAACATGAGTCTATTCAACGATCTGTATATGCCCTTGAaaatgtaaaggaacag GTGAGAGACATGCAACGTTAG
- the LOC123761029 gene encoding BLOC-1-related complex subunit 7 isoform X3, which translates to MASASSTSAKNLFVDSKNRLAERVQVNVNNMGSICRQVNRGSQSADMLTHSARNMALQEHAMKNSEENLQRLTLLLAHLGYQHESIQRSVYALENVKEQI; encoded by the exons ATGGCATCTGCATCAAGTACCAGTGCCAAGAATCTCTTTGTGGACTCAAAAAACCGCTTGGCTGAACGTGTGCAAGTGAACGTTAACAACATGGGCTCCATCTGCAGGCAGGTTAACCGGGGATCACAATCTGCTGATATGCTCACTCATTCTGCAAGAAATATGGCTCTGCAG GAGCATGCTATGAAGAATTCTGAAGAAAATCTTCAAAGGCTGACTCTGCTTCTAGCTCATCTTGGATATCAACATGAGTCTATTCAACGATCTGTATATGCCCTTGAaaatgtaaaggaacag ATCTAA